From the Psilocybe cubensis strain MGC-MH-2018 chromosome 6, whole genome shotgun sequence genome, the window CGTACAAGTACTGGTCACTGTCGCTTCCCGTCATGGCTAACTTGTACCGTCTAGGAAGAACCCTTCTTTCCGACCAAGCCGACAAAAACTCCACTTACTTATTCGACAAGAATGCCTTCTTTACTGCTAAGGCACTCAACATGGCGATTCCTGGTGGGCCGAAATTTGAACCTCTCTATCGTGACATGGATACGTTTGACGAAGACTGGAATGAATTCAACGATATCAATAAAGTCATCATTCGTCAACAAATTAGAACTGAATACAAGGTCGCATTCCCGCATCTATACAACTCGCTTCCTCGTTCTGTTCGCATTTCGCCTTACCACTATCCCAAGAATGTATACATTCGCACGGATGATCCAGATTTACCTGCATTCTATTTCGACCCTCTTATCAACCCAATTTCACTTCGTGGACATGTCCCAAAAAATGCACCACTCATCTCACATGAAGATAGCATTTTTGGGCCAAATGATCAAGATGAAGACAACTTTGTCTTGCCTGAACAAGTCGAACCTTTCCTTGCAAATAAGGATCTTGAAAACGACTTGACTGCTGATGGTATTGCCCTCTGGTGGGCCCCTGAACCATACGGTCGTCGATCTGGCCGCATGAGGAGGGCTCAGGATGTGCCACTTGTTAAGAATTGGTACCTCGAACACTGCCCCCCTGGCCAACCGGTCAAAGTTCGAGTTTCCTACCAGAAGCTCCTCAAGTGCTTCGTTCTAAATGAGTTGAGGACTCGACCGGAAAAGGCGATGTCGAAGAAGAACCTCTTCCGCCAGCTTAAAGCGACTAAATTCTTCCAGACGACCAAATTGGATTGGGTCGAAGCAGGTCTTCAAGTCTGTAGACAAGGTTATAACATGCTCAACCTTTTAATTCATCGCAAGAATTTGAACTACCTCCACCTGGATTACAACATGAACTTGAAACCCGTCAAGACCCTCACCACGAAGGAGCGCAAGAAATCTCGTTTCGGAAATGCTTTTCATTTGTGTCGAGAGATTCTTCGCCTTACGAAACTTGTTGTCGACGCCCATGTTCAATTCCGCCTTGGAAACGTGGATGCCTTTCAGTTGGCCGACGCCTTGCAGTACATTTTTGCGCATATCGGTGCCCTGACTGGCATGTACCGTTACAAGTACAAGCTTATGCGACAAGTGCGAATGACCAAGGATCTCAAACATTTGATATACTACCGTTTCAATACAGGGCCTGTCGGCAAAGGTCCTGGTTGTGGATTCTGGGCACCTGGATGGCGTGTATGGTTGTTCTTTATGCGTGGAATTGTGCCTCTTTTGGAGAGATGGCTAGGCAACTTGCTCGCTCGTCAATTCGAAGGCAGAAACAGTAAAGGTGTTGCAAAAACAGTCACGAAGCAGCGTGTCGAGTCCCATTATGATCTTGAGCTACGGGCGGCTGTCATGCACGATATTTTGGACATGATGCCAGAGTCTATCAAGCAAAATAAATCCAAGACCATTTTGCAGCATCTTTCAGAGGCTTGGCGGTGCTGGAAAGCTAACATACCTTGGAAAGTACCTGGTATGCCTACTGCTATCGAAAACATCATTCTTCGATACATTAAGAGCAAGGCCGACTGGTGGTGCTCTGTGGCTCACTATAATCGGGAACGTATTCGTCGTGGCGCTACCGTGGACAAGGCTGTCGTCAAGAAGAATCTTGGCCGTCTCACTCGTTTATATCTGAAGGCCGAGCAAGAGAGACAGCACGGTTATCTTAAAGATGGTCCATATATCAGTGCAGAGGAAGCAGTTGCTATTTACACAGCGACGGTCCACTGGCTTGAGAGCAGGAAATTCGCACCCATTCCCTTCCCGTATGTTGTTTTGTTGCTTTGTTGTGCCCGGTGTTAATCTGTTGTGATAGTCCTCTTTCCTACAAGCACGATACCAAACTTTTAGTTTTAGCACTGGAAAAATTGAAAGAAGCTTACTCCGTAAAAGGTAAGATACACATCTcacattttttcattttctcattttgGTATTTTTTCCCCAACAGGACGTCTCAATCAATCGCAGCGTGAGGAGCTGGCGCTCATCGAACAAGCCTATGATAATCCTCACGAGTGTAAGTGCCTTTGGTCATGCAATACAAACGTCTAACATTTATGCCACAGGTCTTTCTCGTATCAAACGTCTTTTGCTCACCCAACGAGCGTTCAAGGAAGCCGGAATTGAGTTCTTCGATACTTACGACAAACTCATCCCTTGTTACGATATTGAGCCAGTAGAAAAAATTACAGACGCCGTAAGTACATGCCTTTTTGCATCATGGATCAATCTGAATTATAATTTTAGTATCTCGATcaattcctcttcttcgagtATGCTTCTTTTCGTATACCAACGTTCCATCACTAATTGTTCTCACAGGGCTGATAAACGAGGTCTTTTCCCGGCTTGGATCAAACCTGCTGTAAGTGATTCTCTGGAGTAACAGTGTCAAATTCTCACCAGGTTTGCAGGATACCGAGCCACCTCCATTGCTCGTGTACAAAGTATGAATTTGATTCCTTCATATTGCTCACTTAGCTGATAACATTTTTCAGTGGTGCCAAGGAATAAATAACTTAACTGACATCTGGGAAACAAGTGAGGGAGAGTGTAACGTGCTCATGGAAACTGTCCTTTCAAAGGTTTACGAGAAGATTGACCTTACCCTTCTCAATCGACTTCTACGGTTGATCCTCGACCACAATCTGGCGGACTACATTACGGCCAAAAACAATACCAGTAAGGCCAGTTTCAAATATAAAACCGGGCAATAAACTGATCTACTCTTCCTTTAGCTTTAACTTACAAGGGTAATTATCCTTTCAACGTCAGCAAATTTCCTTTTTCTCATATACATGCACACAGATATGGCCCACACTAATGCATTTGGTTTGATTCGTGGTCTCCAATTCTCCGCCTTTGTTTTCCAATACTACGGCTTGGTCCTTGATTTGCTCATCCTTGGCTTGCAACGCGCTAGTGAAATGGCGGGCCCACCTCAGATGCCCAACAATTTCTTACAGTACCGTGATTCGGCTACCGAAACCCGACACCCCATTCGACTCTACTCTCGCTATGTTGACCGCCTGCATATTTTGTTTAGGTTTACCGCTGACGAAGCGCGCGATCTAATTCAGCGCTACCTCTCTGCGAATCCCGATCCCACAAACAATAATGTCATCGGTTACAACAACAAACGATGCTGGCCTCGAGATTGCCGAATGCGGTTGATAAAGCACGATGTCAATCTTGGACGTGCAGTTTTCTGGAATATCAAACAGCGCTTGCCCCGGTCGTTGACCACCATTGAATGGGAAGATACTTTCGTCAGTGTTTACTCCCAGAACAATCCCCAACTCTTGTTCTCGATGTGTGGCTTTGAAATACGCATTCTACCTAAGATTAGAACCATGTCGGGAGAGCAGTTCTCGTTGAAGGATGCAGTATGGAACCTAACCAACGAGCAGTCGAAGGAACGGACCGCTCAAGCCTTCCTGAGGGTCTCAGATGAAGGTATATATGATTAGCAATAATCAATGCCATTAAACTAACCCCTTGTGTCGCAGGTGTTCAACAGTTCAACAATCGCATTAGGCAGGTTTTGATGAGCTCCGGTTCGACAACATTCTCGAAGATTGTCAACAAGTGGAACACAGCACTTATCGGTCTCATGACTTACTATCGCGAAGCCGTTATACACACCAATGAGCTCCTAGACTCTTTGGTCAAGGCTGAAAATAAGATCCAGACTCGCGTTAAAATTGGTCTCAATAGTAAAATGCCTTCTCGTTTCCCTCCCGTGGTTTTCTACACACCAAAGGTCAGATTTGCCTCTGTGCTATACATATAAGCTATTTACCTCTATTTCAGGAGCTGGGAGGTCTTGGAATGTTGTCAATGGGACATGTCCTGATTCCACAGAGCGACCTTCGATGGTCAAAGCAAACCGACGTCGCAGGTCGGTGACTTAACTTTTTGCCAACTTGATTATACTAAAAGGCCatcagttactcacttccgTGCTGGCATGACTCACGAGGAAGATCAACTGATTCCCAATTTATATCGTTATCTCCAACCATGGGAGGCTGAATTTTTGGATTCCGCCCGTGTCTGGTCGGAGTActcgatgaagaggaaggaagCCAACGCCCAAAACCGTCGCCTCACTCTGGAAGATTTGGAAGATAGTTGGGACAGAGGTATTCCTCGTATTAACACCTTGTTCCAGAAGGACAGACACACGTAAGTTGCACATACCAGTGTTTGTTTCCCAAGTTGATCTGTATACGGCTTAGTCTGGCTTACGATCGCGGTTGGCGTGTACGCACAGACTGGAAGCAATACCAGTTATTGAAACAGTACGTTTCCATTTGATTGTTCTAGCTTGCACATCTGACCTTTTTATTTTAAACGAAAAGTAATCCATTCTGGTGGACATCCCAGCGCCATGATGGTAAACTTTGGCAACTGAACAATTATCGAGTGGACGTTATCGCCGCCCTGGGTGGTGTAGAAGGTATCCTtgaacataccttgttcaaAGGAACGTACTTCCCAACTTGGGAAGGTGCGTTAATTTCGAGTTTCCTTCGCATGAAAAATTCCTTAATCATGGTGTAGGTCTTTTCTGGGAGAAGGCGTCTGGATTTGAGGAGTCAATGCGATACAAAAAGTTGACCAATGCCCAGCGGTCAGGTCTTAATCAAATCCCCAATCGTCGCTTTACCCTATGGTGGAGTCCAACCATTAATCGTGCCAATGTGTATGTTGGTTTCCAAGTGCAACTTGATCTCACTGGTATTTTCATGTAAGGAATCTGAGAACCTTTGATGTTTCTGTTTTTTGACTCTTTTACTCAGGCATGGAAAAATTCCTACTCTTAAAATCAGTTTGATCCAAATTTTCCGTGCCCACTTATGGCAGAAAAGTAAGTTGAATTTTGTGCGATCTTAAGCTGTAAGATCCAAACTGACGGATTCTAGTTCATGAAAGTGTGGTTATGGACTTGGTGAGTTAATATTCCTTCGTAAGAGACGTTGGTGCTCATCCCGATTACAGTGTCAAGTGTTTGATCAGGAATTGGAGCCTCTCCAAATCGAGACCGTCCAAAAGGAAACAATCCACCCTCGTAAGAGTTACAAAATGAATTCATCATGTGCAGAcatccttcttttctctgcCTATAAGGTATTGTATTCTTACATCTTTATTTTTGCACGATTTTGTTCTTATATTTGTATGATTAGTGGAACATTTCTCGCCCCTCACTTGTCACCGACGTAAGTTCTGTTTAGTCTCATCTTCCTTTGTTCCAAGGTAATTAAACTTTGTTCAGGTAAAAGATGTCCTTGACGGAACCACAAGTAACAAATTCTGGATCGATGTTCAGTTGAGATGGGGTGATTTCGATACCCATGATATCGAACGATACACTCGAGCCAAATTTTTGGATTATGTTTCCGATTCTATGAGTATTTATCCCTCCCCCACCGGCGTTATGATAGGCATGGACTTGGCTTATAATTTGTGGTCCGCATACGGAAACTGGTTCCCTGGAATGAAGCCCTTGATTCAACAGGCGATGGCGAAGATCATGAAAGCGAATCCAGCCTGCCACGTCCTGCGAGAGCGCATCCGAAAGGGTCTGCAGTTATATTCTTCGGAACCCACGGAACCGTACCTTAATAGTCAGGTAAGACTATTCGATGCTTAATATCAGTCAAGCATTCCATTGACATTTCTTCGAACAGAATTATTCGGAACTGTTCTCAAATCAAATCATCTGGTTTGTGGATGACACCAACGTTTATCGTGTAACTATGTTCGTAAAAGTCATTGTCAATGTTGTTGATTTAATACTGATATATGTATAACAGCCACAAGACTTTCGAGGGTAATTTGACTACTAAACCCATCAGTAAGCCTGGAGTAATTCTCAGAGTGGTCGAATACTGATTAATTATACAGATGGCGctatcttcatcttcaatccaCGGTCTGGTCAATTATTCCTCAAAATTATTCACACCAGTGTATGGGCGGGACAGAAACGTCTTGGCCAATTAGCTAAATGGAAAACTGCTGAAGAAGTTGCGGCCTTGGTCCGTTCTCTTCCCGTGGAAGAACAACCCAAACAAGTGATTGTCACTCGAAAGGGAATGTTGGGTCAGTAATATCACACCGCTCATCTGTCCTGTTGTTCAACGCGCATTGTTTTTCAGATCCTTTGGAGGTCCATCTTCTTGATTTCCCTAACATCGTCATCAAGGGTAGCGAACTGCAGTTGCCATTCCAGGCATGTATGAAAATGGAGAAATTCGGTGATCTTATTTTGGTTTGTCTGCTTTTCTTTACTTCCCCCATCGCATTATTTAACTAGTACGCAACAGAGGGCCACACAGCCTCAAATGGTTCTGTTCAGTCTTTACGGTAATTTTTTTCTGAATCTTCGCACTACAGTCAATTTGACTATACTTCCACCCGCAGACGACTGGCTGAAGTCGATTTCAAGTTATACGGCATTTTCACGGTTAATTCTACTTCTTCGTGGCCTGCATGTCAACAATGAAAAGGCTAAAATCATCTTGCATCCTGATAAATCCACAATCACGGAGCCTCATTTCGTTTGGCCAACTCTCAGCGATGAAGAATGGATCAAAGTTGAAATTGCTATGAAAGAGCTCATCCTTGCTGTTCGTATATCTTGTATGATTCGTGAAAAATCCCTGACATCCCACTTAGGATTTCGGCAAACGCAACAGTGTCAACATCGCGTCATTGACTGTGAGCGAAGTTCGGGATATCATCTTAGGTCAAGAAATCGCGGCACCTTCAGTCCAGCGCCAGCAAATGGCCGAATTGGAAAAGAGTACTGAAGCGCAGAGCCAGATCACTGCTGTCCAAACGTAAGAAATCGAAAATCATCTTTGTAGATGAATACTTATATGTCACAGGAAAACTACGAATGTTCATGGAGACACGATACAAACAGTGACCAGTATGTCGGACATCTTTTGTCATGCTATTTATCTATTAACAACCTTTTTACAGCTACCAACTATGAACAACAGGTTTTCAGTAGTAAATCGGATTGGCGTGTGCGTGCTATTTCTGCCACACATCTTCCTCTGCGCCTGCAACACATCTATGTTTCGAACGACGATGTCAAAGACGATGCTGCTTCATTTACATACGTCTTGCCGAAGAATGTTCTCCGTGCTTTTATCACTGCTGCGGACCTCCGAACCCAAGTAGCAGCCTTTTTGTATGGAGTGTCGCCGCCAGATAATAAACAAGTCAAAGAGATCAAGGCATGTCTTTTATTTTGCCATTAGGTTCAGCCTCAGACTTTCTAAATTGACTTTCTTAATTAGGCCATTGCTTGGGTTCCTCAGAGAGGTAGTAATAACGATGTCGAGCTTCCCTCACAGCTGCCCAAGGACGATTTCCTTCTCAAGGATCTCGAACCTTTAGGATGGATTAAGACACAATCTCTCGAAATCCCTCACCTTTCACCGAAAGACGTCACCGCTCAAGCCAAACTGATGGCGGATCATCCTGAATGGGGCTCATCCTCCATCTGCTTGACAGCCTCTTTTACTCCAGGTTCCGTTTCTCTGTCAGCTCATTCTTTGACAGTTCCTGGCTTTGAATGGGGAAGAAAGAACCAAGATACATCCATGAATCCTCCGGTAATTTCATTTGCTTCGCTCTCGCTTTTTTTCTGCTGACATTTCCATAGGGTTTCAATCCGAATATGTCTGATCGCGTGCAACTACTTCTTTCTGACCGCATTCTTGGGATGACCCTCGTTCCCGAAGGACGAGTCTGGAACTATGGTATCGGTCTCACACAACTGTGGTCTCCCACCCTCAGCTATTCCATGACTCTTGATACTCCTTTGCTTTTCTGGGCTGAAGAACATCGACCAGCGGCTTTCCTCACAGTATGTCCTTATCTGTCTTATCGTGAAGTAAATGTTGACAGTGTAAATTTTAGTTTGCCAATCTTGAGCAAGGGGAGGACAGTGCCGATGTTGAAAatagctttgcttgattgcTTCCCGATTGTCTTCTGTTGTAGCACTATACTTGCATCTTACTTTTTATTTCATTGTGTACTTTTTACAACCGTAATGCTTTTTTTTAGTGAACATTCATTCCTTGGTCTCCAAGAGTATGCATACAACATAAAGAATTGAAGTGAAGTGAGTAAAACTAAAAGCTGACCATAGAGATGAGTAGGAAGGTATATAATACACATACTAGTCAACAAAATGCCAGTGAGAAAATGGTAAACATTCATCTTCCCAATGAAATCATAGAACCTGGTCGAGAAAGAGATATCTGACATGATTCTATCGGCGACGGAAGCCTCTCCTGGAAAGGAGGTTGTTCTGGTGATATCTCCTCTCTCGGGCTTTCCCAATCTGCATCAATAGCTTCCTGTGAAAGACGACTACGAGTTGATATAATGGATCCCGGACGTGACAGTGAAAGGTGTCGAGGTGCATCTGTCGATGGTAGGTCATTTTGAATCTCCCCAGCTGAGGGAACAGATATCTTGAAAGACTCCATCTCAGTCTCTAGTAATTGCTTGGACCCCCGTCGTGGTGGTGGAGAAAGTGAAGTAACCTCAGCtatttcttcgtcttcgacgggaagagaaagaagagccTGAGGGATGAAAGGTGGTATCGTAGGGGTATGCATTTGAAGGAAACTAGGATCATTTTGAAACATTGTGATTTTCTCTCCAATGGGCGTAGGAGGGGGCGAGGTTGATACAATTGGCGATCCGGCAGAAATAGAAACGCTTGGGGGTCGTGTAAACTGTGCGCGAGCTGCTTGTTGTTGGTTTCCAGATCCAGATGGAGCACTGATTTTTCGTAGGCGTTCCTTAATAGATGTGGCACGTTTAGTCGTTACAATAGCTTGTGGTGTGTTATGTGATGAAGGTGGAATAGGTGGCGTTGGAGGTAATGGTCCGTTGGGAGGAGGGAATGGGTTAATAAGTTTAGCTGGGGGTATAGGTGATGCGGGAATGGTCTCTAGTTGTGGACTGTGCGTATGGATAACATTAatgctgctgccgccactTGAAGAGCGTCGGCGCGATTGGAACTCGGGTTCATCAGGACGTGGAGGAAGGGTGGTAGATGGTGGGGGTTTAGGGGCTGCTATTGTCGATAATCTGAACCCACGATGGGCTACAGAGTTGCGGAAAGATGATTTGGAGGATATCGCTACATTTTCCAATGGCTTCAATATATCTTGTGAGGGTTCAACGGGAATAGGAGCTGGAGGAAGAGCAGATGTGGGTGCAGGGCGGGGTGGGGGCATAGATGCCCTGTGAGACGCTCCACGAGCAGTGATGGTACCCAAATTAAAATTGGAATTAGCAGTCGTCGAGCTGGGAGTAGAATGGGATGTCTTGTAAGAGACGAAACTGCGTACAGACGAACCCGACGCTCTCTTGTTGAACGTTGGTAAATTAGAGACAACACTCTTATCGCTGCTTTGAGCCGAACTCGGTGTATTCGCTCGTTCAGATGTGGATGAGGGCGTAACGGATGGAATAGACACAATGGGAATGGCTGGAGGAGGGTCACTTGGAGGAGTCAGTCGAGTTGGAAGGACGCCTTGTCGTGACCACCGTCGTGCACTTCTTGCACCAGAACTTCGCTTTGTGCTCAAACTTGATTGTTCCATGCTCATCGCATTATCTGCTGATGCATAAGTCGAAACTGATTGAAGGGATGGGGCCCGTGGGCGTTGTTCAGGGGTACCGATTTGGAAGGCTGACAAATGACCTGGACTCGATGGAGGCTCAGTTTCGGCTCGTTCAGTAGACATTACAGATTGTGTGAGGCTCGTCCGGCGAGATCTATCGTTTCCAATAGCTTCGGCCGTGGCATCCTGGTTGGCAATAGAAGAAGTCGTTGATGTCCAACGTTTTCGTGGAGGAGGCTGCAATGACATTGCACCTACAGAGAAACCCCTGGTGGTCCTGTTTACAGGTACAGATGACGACGGGTTTGGTTCAACACTAGCCCACTGAATAGGTGGATGTTCTGAGAGAATTTTCCTATCAATTCGACGGTCGAGTGGGCTAACTGGACCAGAGAACGGTAAACGCGTTATGGGCGTGCTTATGGTAGTGTTGATGGATTGTGTATCTGGAGTATTTGAACGGAGCATATTTAGAAGATTACTCCCCATGCTCGTAAACGATTCCTCGTAGCCCTCTCTTTCAGCTTGTCGTTCGGATTCGATGGATGCTGCCCTAGATGTAGACCGCGGGCGCGAATTCGAGAAAAGACCCTTTAATGTTGATACAGCACCGGTAGTAGGTGTTTTGGGGACAGTTGTTTGTGAGCGCAGGGAGTGAGATGAAATCGAGGACGCATATGTCCCTTTTGACTCAGTGAAGGAGGTATTTATAGGGGTAATCGGCGGTGGTGATCTTGTGTTGGGATTGGGTGATGTAATTAAATTTTGAGCCCGTATAGTAAGCATAACATCCATATCCCCTCGAGGTTCATTGTGGCCCAATGTATGTGCTGGTATTAATCCAGCTCTGACGGTACTATGACATTGTCAACATATAGATATTGCAGTAAGAGGGAAACCGTTCTTACCGTTGCCCAAGAATAGCGTTCTTGATGTCAGTAATCCATTTCTGTGCCTCAACTTGGTCAGGAATCTGCAACAACCACATAGTATGACCTCCTTCTTCATGGGTATATTCTTTCTTCATCGCACCAACGTCTGCACCTCCGACCTTGATGACATGTCTTTTGCCCCCGACTTCTTCCTCGGAAACAAAAACGACACTATCCTCATTGATCTCCAACCTTTCCAACTCCTTCTCTTCTAGACCTGAAGTCTTGAATAGGTGCAAGTAGGAAACCGCAGGGCCTTGTCCTCGTGTTACTAGTGTAGCGGGTGTTGACAAAATCAAATAACGGCTCTTCCAGTTCTTAGAAAGGGCAAATATGCGCAACGAAGAAGGTGGGTAATATTTTGGGAACACCCCATTACATTGCTTGAAGGACATAAGGGCGGATACCGTTGATGGGTATGGGGGTATCGGTGCTATAGTCATAGAATTCGATCGAGCGTGGGCCACTGAACCTGAGCGATACCTTCCTCCTTGTGGAGATTGCTGAGAAATGAGACCCACTGACAAACTGGATCCTTCTGGAGACCGCGCTTCGATATTTTGAACAGACTCAGATTTACTCGGATATCCTAGTCGCAATTCTGATGCAGGAGGTTGtccgtcgtcatcttcatccgtAGTACTATCTTCACGCGACTGACTGTCTGGTGATACCAAAAATGGACCCAGTCCAATAGCTTGTGCAGCCATCTGTCGTAGATGGTTGcgctcttcatcctcctcgtctctACGTGCACTAATTTCGATTACGTCCGGAAGAATTATGGGACTGGAGGGTTGGCGAACAGATTGAGGTCTTCGCCGCCCAAATTTAAAGCCCAGTGCGTCTGAAGCAGCCACCAGTAGACTTCCTCGAAATTTGCTGCGTCCGTTAAGGGTACCATCCGCAGTGGAAGGCCTTGTCTTTCCGTGAGATGAATAAGGAGACGTTCCGCTGTACGCAGAGACATAGGTTTCTCTGCCTAGAGGTTCCATTCAGCGACCAGTCATAATTGACTCTAGCAACTAAAGTGGATTTTAGCTCGTACCAAAGTTAGACACAGTGTCTGTATGCCCCCCTCGAATAGGCTCTTTGCCTTTATCAGTTGGCTTTGGATGGGGAGGAGTCCTGGCCCCGATAGAACGTTCTGCATTCTTGGCAGTCTTCATGCCTCGTTGACCGTCCTGGGTGGCACCACGACGGAGTGGGAAAAGATCCAGAGCCGGTGAAGGCGTTCCGGGTAAAGTGGGTGAGGTTGGGGAGCCAGGGGCGGAGGTGCGAGTGATGAGCTGTAGAGGCAGAGAGTCAGAGAAACATTTATGATGAAATAGAGACCATCATATTCTGATAGGTTATCCTATGCCACCATGGATTCGAATGTGATCCAGCCGTCGCGGACTAACTATAACTGTTCTTTAAATAAGAAACTCACCACTGTTGTCCCATTGGACAGCAACTCTCCAGAAGACATTGACCTCACAGTAATAGAGCTAGATTAAACAACGCCGTTATTCCTAAAATGAACAAGTATTCATTTCTACAAAAAAAAGTCGAGCAGATCCTTTGAGCCCCGAATGTGACATATCATTGGCGTGCCTCAATCATTACTTCATTCTCGCTTGACAAACTAAAATTCTTGTTAATTCTCCCTTAAATACTTCCTTTGCAAATTTTGTTCCTTAGACTTGGCCCAGGGCCACTCTAGGGCCCCTATAGCGCCTACTTCCATGTCGTTTCCCGTCATTTCTGTCCAAAGCCTCTTTGTCCTATATCCGTGTTTCGTGTGCATTGAAGCTGTTGCGGCGTCTAGACAACTTGGCGACAGATCACGCATTTGACTCTCGACTTGAAGGGTTAAAATCACTGCCCAACGCGCCAAACCCCTCAGACAACAGAAAATCCCGAGGGAACGTACACGGCGGGACCTTCGCCACTGTTTTTTTGGCGTCGATCGGAGTTACAAATAAATACGTTTAGATTTACAAAATAAAACCAAATTTAATACTGAAAATTAGCATCCGTCGGCGATGTGTTTAGCCGCGTtaaaaatcacaaaataaCCAGTGCGTCAATGAGTCTCTGTTTTATAGCTTCAAATCCACTTCCTTACCACAGTCGTGttctgattctttttttttgtggcagCTAATTTGACGGCAGCCTAATAATGGTCTTCGGCATTGACCCTGCTGGTTAGTGACATCACTCTCGGTCCACCTTACTACTCGGCTGAATTAAGAATAGTCGTTCAACGACAAGTTGTACACGGTCAAACACTCTATTATTGCCGGGTCTGTCAAGATACAAAAGGTCGCCAAAAACACCACCTCAATGAGCACTTCAACACCACAAAACACCAAACAGCTCTGCAGGCATTTCATACCAAAGAGAaatcctctgcttcttcacAAACCTCGTTGCCACCGGTTAACAAGTCCCTTTTGTTAGAGGACGCCTTACGTGCAATTCTTGTGTCTGCATCTCGTCAACCACACCAGCCTTTGTATCCTGCCAATGACCCTCGCCTTTCTAGGGTCTCGGCTGCACCTTCTTCAACCACTTTGTCGACGGTCTCTCCACTCACCAGGATTGACTGGAATCTATTCAACGATGATGAAATTATGTCGGATCCATCTCCCATCGACTTTGCGTCTGCCCAAATATGTCAAGCTACTCTGGA encodes:
- a CDS encoding Pre-mRNA-processing-splicing factor 8; protein product: MSFPPPPPGFRPPPPPGMAAPANEASGSRLPAEVIAQKSQKWVQMQRKRYGEKRKGGYVDMGKQDLPPEHVRKIIKDHGDMSNRKFRNDKRVHLGALKYVPHAVMKLLENIPYPWEQVREVPVLYHITGAITFVNEIPRVIEPVYHAQWSTMWLAMRREKRDRRHFKRMRFPPFDDEEPPLDYGDNVLDVDPLEAIQLDLDEEEDSAIIDWFYDPKPLIDTASVNGPSYKYWSLSLPVMANLYRLGRTLLSDQADKNSTYLFDKNAFFTAKALNMAIPGGPKFEPLYRDMDTFDEDWNEFNDINKVIIRQQIRTEYKVAFPHLYNSLPRSVRISPYHYPKNVYIRTDDPDLPAFYFDPLINPISLRGHVPKNAPLISHEDSIFGPNDQDEDNFVLPEQVEPFLANKDLENDLTADGIALWWAPEPYGRRSGRMRRAQDVPLVKNWYLEHCPPGQPVKVRVSYQKLLKCFVLNELRTRPEKAMSKKNLFRQLKATKFFQTTKLDWVEAGLQVCRQGYNMLNLLIHRKNLNYLHLDYNMNLKPVKTLTTKERKKSRFGNAFHLCREILRLTKLVVDAHVQFRLGNVDAFQLADALQYIFAHIGALTGMYRYKYKLMRQVRMTKDLKHLIYYRFNTGPVGKGPGCGFWAPGWRVWLFFMRGIVPLLERWLGNLLARQFEGRNSKGVAKTVTKQRVESHYDLELRAAVMHDILDMMPESIKQNKSKTILQHLSEAWRCWKANIPWKVPGMPTAIENIILRYIKSKADWWCSVAHYNRERIRRGATVDKAVVKKNLGRLTRLYLKAEQERQHGYLKDGPYISAEEAVAIYTATVHWLESRKFAPIPFPPLSYKHDTKLLVLALEKLKEAYSVKGRLNQSQREELALIEQAYDNPHECLSRIKRLLLTQRAFKEAGIEFFDTYDKLIPCYDIEPVEKITDAYLDQFLFFEADKRGLFPAWIKPADTEPPPLLVYKWCQGINNLTDIWETSEGECNVLMETVLSKVYEKIDLTLLNRLLRLILDHNLADYITAKNNTNMAHTNAFGLIRGLQFSAFVFQYYGLVLDLLILGLQRASEMAGPPQMPNNFLQYRDSATETRHPIRLYSRYVDRLHILFRFTADEARDLIQRYLSANPDPTNNNVIGYNNKRCWPRDCRMRLIKHDVNLGRAVFWNIKQRLPRSLTTIEWEDTFVSVYSQNNPQLLFSMCGFEIRILPKIRTMSGEQFSLKDAVWNLTNEQSKERTAQAFLRVSDEGVQQFNNRIRQVLMSSGSTTFSKIVNKWNTALIGLMTYYREAVIHTNELLDSLVKAENKIQTRVKIGLNSKMPSRFPPVVFYTPKELGGLGMLSMGHVLIPQSDLRWSKQTDVAVTHFRAGMTHEEDQLIPNLYRYLQPWEAEFLDSARVWSEYSMKRKEANAQNRRLTLEDLEDSWDRGIPRINTLFQKDRHTLAYDRGWRVRTDWKQYQLLKHNPFWWTSQRHDGKLWQLNNYRVDVIAALGGVEGILEHTLFKGTYFPTWEGLFWEKASGFEESMRYKKLTNAQRSGLNQIPNRRFTLWWSPTINRANVYVGFQVQLDLTGIFMHGKIPTLKISLIQIFRAHLWQKIHESVVMDLCQVFDQELEPLQIETVQKETIHPRKSYKMNSSCADILLFSAYKWNISRPSLVTDVKDVLDGTTSNKFWIDVQLRWGDFDTHDIERYTRAKFLDYVSDSMSIYPSPTGVMIGMDLAYNLWSAYGNWFPGMKPLIQQAMAKIMKANPACHVLRERIRKGLQLYSSEPTEPYLNSQNYSELFSNQIIWFVDDTNVYRVTIHKTFEGNLTTKPINGAIFIFNPRSGQLFLKIIHTSVWAGQKRLGQLAKWKTAEEVAALVRSLPVEEQPKQVIVTRKGMLDPLEVHLLDFPNIVIKGSELQLPFQACMKMEKFGDLILRATQPQMVLFSLYDDWLKSISSYTAFSRLILLLRGLHVNNEKAKIILHPDKSTITEPHFVWPTLSDEEWIKVEIAMKELILADFGKRNSVNIASLTVSEVRDIILGQEIAAPSVQRQQMAELEKSTEAQSQITAVQTKTTNVHGDTIQTVTTTNYEQQVFSSKSDWRVRAISATHLPLRLQHIYVSNDDVKDDAASFTYVLPKNVLRAFITAADLRTQVAAFLYGVSPPDNKQVKEIKAIAWVPQRGSNNDVELPSQLPKDDFLLKDLEPLGWIKTQSLEIPHLSPKDVTAQAKLMADHPEWGSSSICLTASFTPGSVSLSAHSLTVPGFEWGRKNQDTSMNPPGFNPNMSDRVQLLLSDRILGMTLVPEGRVWNYGIGLTQLWSPTLSYSMTLDTPLLFWAEEHRPAAFLTFANLEQGEDSADVENSFA